GCGGCCACGGGTGCATACTGCTATTCGATGTCCAGCAGGTACAACCTGCTGCCTCGCCCTGCCGTCGTGGCGGTCAAGGACGGCGTCCCGCGCGTCCTGCTGCGCCGCGAGACCGTCGAAGATCTGCTCAGCTTGGAGGTTTCGGAGTGACCAATGCAACGGTGACCGATGCATCGGGCCCCCGCCCGGTCGGTGTGGCCGTCCTCGGGCACGGCACCGTCGGTGCCGAGGTCGTGCGGATCATCCGCGACGACGCCGCCGACCTCGAAGCCCGCATCGGGGCGCCGCTGGTGCTGCGCGGTGTCGCCGTCCGCGACGCCTCGCGCGACCGCGGTCTGCCGGCCGAGCTGGTCACGACGGACGCCGAGGCGCTCATCAAGCGCGACGACGTCGACATCGTCGTCGAGCTGATCGGCGGCATCGACCTGCCGCGGACCCTGGTGCGCACCGCCCTCGACTCGGGCAAGTCCGTGGTCACGGCCAACAAGGCCCTGCTCGCCGCGTACACCGGCGAACTCGCCGAGACCGCCGAGGCCCGCAACGTCGACCTCTACTTCGAGGCGGCCGTGGCCGGCGCGATCCCGGTGATCCGCCCGCTGACCCAGTCGCTCGCCGGCGACCGCGTCGACCGGGTGGTCGGCATCGTCAACGGCACCACCAACTACATCCTGTCCGCGATGGACGAGACCGGCGCGGACTACGCCGAGACCCTCGCCGAGGCGAGCCGCCTCGGTTACGCGGAGGCCGACCCGACCGCCGACGTGGAGGGCCACGACGCCGCCGCCAAGGCCGCGATCCTCGCGTCGATCGCCTTCCACACCCGGGTGACCGCCGCCGACGTGTACTGCGAGGGCATCTCGTCGATCACCGCTGCGGACCTGACGTCCGCGCGGGCGCTCAACTGCACGATCAAGCTGCTCGCCCTGTGCGAGCGTGTGCCCGGCCCGGACGGCCGCGACCGCGTCTCCGCCCGGGTCTACCCGGCCCTGGTGCCCCGCGAGCACCCACTCGCCGCCGTCAACGGCGCGTTCAACGCCGTCGTCGTCGAGGCCCAGGCGGCCGGTCGCCTCATGTTCTACGGCCAGGGCGCCGGTGGCGCGCCCACCGCGTCCGCCGTCATGGGCGATCTGGTGATGGCCGCACGCAACCGCGTGCAGGGGGGACGAGGACCGCGTGAGTCGAAGTACGCGCAGCTCGAGGTTGCGCCGATGAGCGACATCCTCACGCGCTACTACGTGAACCTGAAGGTCGCCGACCGGGCCGGTGTGCTCTCCGCGGTGGCCTCCGAGTTCGCCACGCGCGGCGTGAGCATCGCCGCCGTGCGCCAGGAGGGGGCCGGCGAGGCCGCCCGCCTGGTGGTTCTGACACACCGGGCAACCGATCGTGCGCTGGCGGACACCGTCGCAGCGCTCGACAAGCTCGAATCCGTGATCGCTGTGACCAGCGTCCTGAGACTGGAGGGATCCGCCGAATGAGCGCGGCCGAGAAGAACACCACCCCCGTGCACAAGCCGTGGCCGGGCCTGATCGAGGCGTACCGTTCGCGCCTGCCGATCGGTGACGACTGGAAGACGGTCACGCTGCGCGAGGGCGGCACGCCGCTGCTCCCGGCTCCGCGCCTGTCGGAGATCACCGGCTGCGAGGTCCACATCAAGGTCGAGGGTCTCAACCCCACCGGTTCCTTCAAGGACCGCGGCATGACCATGGCGGTCACCGAGGCGCTCGCCACCGGCAAGCAGGCCGTGCTGTGCGCCTCCACCGGCAACACCTCGGCCTCGGCCGCCGCCTACGCCGCCCGCGCCGGCATCGGCTGCGCCGTGCTGGTGCCGCAGGGCAAGATCGCGATGGGCAAGCTGGCCCAGGCCGTGATGCACGGCGCGAAGATCGTGCAGGTCGAGGGCAACTTCGACGACTGCCTCGAGCTCGCCCGCAAGACCACCGCGGAGTTCTCCACCATCGGCCTGGTGAACTCGGTCAACCCGGTTCGCATCGAGGGCCAGAAGACCGCCGCCTTCGAGATCGTCGACGCCCTCGGCGACGCGCCCGACGTGCACATCCTCCCGGTCGGCAACGCCGGCAACATCACGGCCTACTGGAAGGGCTACAGCGAGTACGCCGCCGACGGCCTGAGCACGCGCCGCCCGCGCATGCTCGGTGTCCAGGCCGCCGGTGCCGCCCCGCTCGTCCTCGGTCATCCGGTCAAGGAGCCCGAGACCATCGCCACCGCCATTCGCATCGGCGCGCCCGCCTCGTGGAACGGTGCCGTCGCGGCCAAGGAGGAATCGAACGGCGCCTTCCGTGCCGCGACCGACGAGGAGATCCTCGAGGCCTACCGGCTGCTCGCGAAGACCGAGTCGATCTTCGTCGAGCCGGCCTCGGCCGCCTCGATCGCGGGTCTGCTCGCCGCGAGCAAGGAGGGCTGGCTCGAGCGCGGCCTGAAGGTCGTGTGCACCGTGACCGGCAACGGTCTGAAGGATCCCGATACGGCACTGCGCGACGTGCCCGTGGTCGAACCGATCCCGGTCGATCCCGTTGCGGTCGCCTCGGCACTCGAGTTGGCCTGAGTTGACCGGCACGCCTTCCTCCGTTGGGAAACAGGACATGACGCAGACGTTGCCCGTCGGGCTCTCGGTGACGGCGCGGGTTCCCGCCTCGAGCGCGAACCTCGGCCCCGGTTTCGACTGCCTGGGCCTCGCTGTCGGGCTGTACGACGAGATCACCGTCACCACAACCGCTTCGGGTCTCGACGTGCGTGTCGAGGGGGAAGGCGCCCAGGAGGTGCCGTGGGGGCCCTCACACCTGGTCGTCCGGGCCGTCGAGCGCGGTCTCGAGGCGGCCGGTGTCTGGGCGGACGGCCTGGACGTGGTGTGCCACAACGTGATTCCGCACTCCCGTGGACTCGGGTCGTCGGCTTCGGCGGCGGTGGGCGGTCTCGCCGCCGCCAACGGTCTCGTCCGTAAGGTCGCGCCTGAGCGGGTCCTCGACGACGCGCAGCTCGTGCAGCTCGCCTCCGAGTTCGAGGGACATCCCGACAACGCCGCGGCGAGCGTGCTCGGGGGAGCGGTCGTGTCGTGGACCGAGTCGGAGGTCGACTCCGAGCAGCGGACCTACCGTGCGGTGTCGCTGCCGGTGCACTCCGACATCAAGGTCTACGCCCTGGTCCCGTCCGTGCGGTCGTCCACGGCCCACACCCGGGGTCTGCTGCCCGAACTCGTCCCGCACCGCGACGCCGCGTTCAACGTCAGCCGGGCGGCGCTCGCCGTCGTGGCGCTCACCGAGCGTCCCGAGCTGCTGATGCCGGCCACCCAGGACCTGCTGCACCAGTCGCAGCGGGCCTCCGCGCTGCCGCTCACCACCAAGTGGGTGGCGACCCTGCGCCAGGCGGGTATCGCCGCCGTGGTGTCCGGGGCCGGCCCGACCGTGCTGGCCCTGACGACCTCCACGCTGCCCGACAATCTGCGGGCCGCCGCCGAGGCCGACGGCCTCCGGGTGCACGACCTCGAGGTCGCCGAGGGCGTCCAGGTCGACTGAGTCCGGCTCGGCCCTCGAATGCAGTGGTGACGCGCGATACGGTGGTGGACGACACACCACCGTATCGGCGCGCACGTTCTTGCTCTACGTACCGATCGTCGCTATTCTGTGGGGTGTCCGCACGTCGTGCGTATCAGTCGCCGGATTCTCCAGGGCACTCACTCCAGCTCCATTGGGGCGTCGATCCTGGATCGATCCTCACCTGCTCCCGGATCCGGGAGAGGGACTAGACCGCACCTACCGGATATCGGTGTGGTGGCGGACGTGCCGACCGTTCGTTTTCCCTGAACTCGTACGGCAAATCCCAGCTCAGTGCACGAACTGATCTGCGGGACGAACCCTCGACTGCGCATGGAGCGAGCGAGGGAAGGAAGGATCTCCGTGACAGATACGGACCTGATCGCTACACCTGCTCT
This region of Rhodococcus sp. Z13 genomic DNA includes:
- a CDS encoding homoserine dehydrogenase, whose amino-acid sequence is MTDASGPRPVGVAVLGHGTVGAEVVRIIRDDAADLEARIGAPLVLRGVAVRDASRDRGLPAELVTTDAEALIKRDDVDIVVELIGGIDLPRTLVRTALDSGKSVVTANKALLAAYTGELAETAEARNVDLYFEAAVAGAIPVIRPLTQSLAGDRVDRVVGIVNGTTNYILSAMDETGADYAETLAEASRLGYAEADPTADVEGHDAAAKAAILASIAFHTRVTAADVYCEGISSITAADLTSARALNCTIKLLALCERVPGPDGRDRVSARVYPALVPREHPLAAVNGAFNAVVVEAQAAGRLMFYGQGAGGAPTASAVMGDLVMAARNRVQGGRGPRESKYAQLEVAPMSDILTRYYVNLKVADRAGVLSAVASEFATRGVSIAAVRQEGAGEAARLVVLTHRATDRALADTVAALDKLESVIAVTSVLRLEGSAE
- the thrC gene encoding threonine synthase; amino-acid sequence: MSAAEKNTTPVHKPWPGLIEAYRSRLPIGDDWKTVTLREGGTPLLPAPRLSEITGCEVHIKVEGLNPTGSFKDRGMTMAVTEALATGKQAVLCASTGNTSASAAAYAARAGIGCAVLVPQGKIAMGKLAQAVMHGAKIVQVEGNFDDCLELARKTTAEFSTIGLVNSVNPVRIEGQKTAAFEIVDALGDAPDVHILPVGNAGNITAYWKGYSEYAADGLSTRRPRMLGVQAAGAAPLVLGHPVKEPETIATAIRIGAPASWNGAVAAKEESNGAFRAATDEEILEAYRLLAKTESIFVEPASAASIAGLLAASKEGWLERGLKVVCTVTGNGLKDPDTALRDVPVVEPIPVDPVAVASALELA
- the thrB gene encoding homoserine kinase, with the protein product MTQTLPVGLSVTARVPASSANLGPGFDCLGLAVGLYDEITVTTTASGLDVRVEGEGAQEVPWGPSHLVVRAVERGLEAAGVWADGLDVVCHNVIPHSRGLGSSASAAVGGLAAANGLVRKVAPERVLDDAQLVQLASEFEGHPDNAAASVLGGAVVSWTESEVDSEQRTYRAVSLPVHSDIKVYALVPSVRSSTAHTRGLLPELVPHRDAAFNVSRAALAVVALTERPELLMPATQDLLHQSQRASALPLTTKWVATLRQAGIAAVVSGAGPTVLALTTSTLPDNLRAAAEADGLRVHDLEVAEGVQVD